The Streptomyces sp. NBC_00162 genome window below encodes:
- a CDS encoding fumarate reductase/succinate dehydrogenase flavoprotein subunit has protein sequence MSDLGSDYARYTTGEPLADTKAPEGPIADRWDRRRFEAKLVNPANRRKHTVIVVGTGLAGGSAGATLAEQGYHVVQFCFSDSPRRAHSIAAQGGINAAKNYRNDGDSVHRLFYDTVKGGDFRARESNVHRLAQISVEIIDQCVAQGVPFAREYGGLLDTRSFGGVQVSRTFYARGQTGQQLLLGAYQALSRQIAAGNVEMHARTEMLDLITVDGVARGIVARDLITGEISTHYADAVVLASGGYGNVFYLSTNAMNSNATAVWRAHRRGAYFANPCFTQIHPTCIPRTGDHQSKLTLMSESLRNDGRIWVPKAKGDTRPAADIPEAERDYYLERIYPSFGNLVPRDIASRAAKNVCDEGRGVGPGGQGVYLDFADAIRRLGRDKVAEQYGNLFEMYERITAENPYEVPMRIYPAVHYTMGGLWVDYDLQTTVPGLFAIGEANFSDHGANRLGASALMQGLADGYFVLPSTINDYLARHPHQEEIDDSHPEAAAAVRETRACLERLLSVDGDRTPDSFHREIGELMWEYCGMARTEEGLRKALDRIPEIRAEFWQRIKVPGTGQEFNQSLEKANRIVDYLELAELMCLDALHRAESCGGHFREESQTPDGEAARRDEEFGYAAAWQYQGTGAAPVLHKEDLVFEYVHPTQRSYA, from the coding sequence ATGAGCGACCTCGGAAGCGACTACGCCCGCTACACCACCGGCGAGCCCCTCGCCGACACCAAGGCCCCCGAAGGCCCGATCGCGGACCGCTGGGACCGCCGCCGCTTCGAGGCCAAGCTCGTCAACCCGGCCAACCGCCGCAAGCACACGGTCATCGTCGTCGGCACCGGCCTGGCCGGCGGCTCCGCCGGCGCCACCCTCGCCGAACAGGGCTACCACGTCGTCCAGTTCTGCTTCTCCGACTCCCCGCGCCGTGCGCACTCCATCGCCGCCCAGGGCGGCATCAACGCCGCCAAGAACTACCGCAACGACGGTGATTCGGTGCACCGCCTCTTCTACGACACCGTCAAGGGCGGGGACTTCCGTGCCCGCGAGTCCAACGTCCACCGTCTCGCCCAGATCTCCGTCGAGATCATCGACCAGTGCGTCGCCCAGGGCGTCCCGTTCGCCCGCGAGTACGGCGGCCTCCTCGACACCCGCTCCTTCGGCGGAGTCCAGGTCTCCCGCACCTTCTACGCCCGCGGCCAGACGGGTCAGCAGCTCCTCCTCGGCGCCTACCAGGCACTCTCCCGGCAGATCGCCGCCGGTAACGTCGAGATGCACGCGCGCACCGAGATGCTCGACCTGATCACGGTCGACGGTGTGGCCCGCGGCATCGTGGCCCGCGACCTGATCACCGGTGAGATCTCCACCCACTACGCCGACGCGGTGGTGCTGGCGAGCGGCGGCTACGGCAACGTCTTCTACCTCTCCACCAACGCCATGAACTCCAACGCGACCGCCGTCTGGCGGGCGCACCGGCGCGGCGCGTACTTCGCGAACCCCTGCTTCACCCAGATCCACCCCACCTGCATCCCGCGCACCGGTGACCACCAGTCCAAGCTCACCCTGATGAGCGAGTCCCTGCGCAACGACGGCCGCATCTGGGTCCCCAAGGCCAAGGGCGACACCCGCCCCGCCGCCGACATCCCCGAGGCGGAGCGCGACTACTACCTGGAGCGGATCTACCCCTCCTTCGGCAACCTCGTGCCCCGCGACATCGCCTCCCGCGCCGCCAAGAACGTCTGCGACGAGGGCCGTGGCGTCGGACCCGGCGGCCAGGGCGTCTACCTCGACTTCGCCGACGCCATCCGCCGGCTGGGCCGCGACAAGGTCGCCGAGCAGTACGGCAACCTCTTCGAGATGTACGAGCGGATCACCGCCGAGAACCCGTACGAGGTCCCCATGCGGATCTACCCCGCCGTGCACTACACGATGGGCGGCCTGTGGGTCGACTACGACCTCCAGACCACCGTCCCCGGCCTCTTCGCGATCGGCGAGGCCAACTTCTCCGACCACGGCGCGAACCGCCTCGGCGCCTCCGCCCTCATGCAGGGCCTCGCCGACGGCTACTTCGTCCTGCCCTCCACCATCAACGACTACCTGGCCCGCCACCCGCACCAGGAGGAGATCGACGACAGTCATCCCGAGGCCGCGGCCGCCGTCCGGGAGACCCGCGCCTGCCTCGAGAGGCTGCTCTCCGTCGACGGCGACCGCACCCCCGACTCCTTCCACCGCGAGATCGGCGAACTCATGTGGGAGTACTGCGGGATGGCCCGCACCGAGGAGGGCCTGCGCAAGGCGCTCGACCGGATCCCGGAGATCCGCGCGGAGTTCTGGCAGCGGATCAAGGTCCCCGGCACCGGCCAGGAGTTCAACCAGTCGCTCGAGAAGGCCAACCGCATCGTCGACTACCTGGAACTCGCCGAGCTGATGTGCCTCGACGCGCTCCACCGCGCCGAATCCTGCGGCGGCCACTTCCGCGAGGAGTCCCAGACCCCGGACGGCGAAGCGGCCCGCCGAGACGAGGAATTCGGCTACGCGGCCGCCTGGCAGTACCAGGGCACCGGCGCCGCCCCCGTCCTGCACAAGGAAGACCTGGTCTTCGAGTACGTCCACCCCACCCAGCGGAGCTACGCATGA